One window of the Vigna radiata var. radiata cultivar VC1973A chromosome 1, Vradiata_ver6, whole genome shotgun sequence genome contains the following:
- the LOC106768441 gene encoding uncharacterized protein LOC106768441, with product MPTTLHHSLKLLAGHCTTTTATHSPTASPVHSRRRRKTLRMLLLHDPPESTDSHVRVRSRLKDFLLSSPSPPPPITKRQELGSLLPSASAGFGFRSRTGCRLLRGNAAAVPLSFRRRLLRRAWRPVLLSIPE from the coding sequence ATGCCTACCACACTTCACCACAGTTTGAAGCTCCTCGCAGGCCACTGCACTACCACCACCGCCACCCATAGCCCCACTGCAAGCCCTGTCCACAGCCGCCGCCGCCGCAAGACTCTCCGCATGCTCCTCCTCCACGACCCGCCAGAATCCACCGACAGCCACGTCAGGGTCCGCTCCAGACTGAAGGATTTTCTCCTCTCCTCGCCGTCCCCGCCGCCGCCGATCACAAAACGCCAAGAGCTAGGCAGCCTGCTCCCGTCTGCCTCCGCCGGCTTCGGTTTCCGATCCAGGACTGGATGTAGGCTCCTCCGCGGTAACGCTGCTGCGGTGCCGTTGTCTTTTCGGCGCCGATTGTTGAGAAGAGCGTGGCGGCCGGTGCTGCTGTCTATCCCTGAGTAG
- the LOC106763374 gene encoding GDSL esterase/lipase At5g33370, with translation MAFLPNFAPFNILSLLLLVVGVIVSRAEARPRAFFVFGDSLVDNGNNNYLATTARADAPPYGIDYAPNHRPTGRFSNGYNIPDFISQRLGAESTLPYLSPELTGDKLLVGANFASAGIGILNDTGIQFVNVIRMYRQLEYFQEYQNRVSSLIGASQAKRLVNQSLVLITVGGNDFVNNYYLVPNSARSRQYPLPQYVNYLISEYQKLLQKLYDLGARRVLVTGTGPLGCVPSELAQRGRNGECAAELQEAAELFNPQLEQMLLQLNRKLGKDVFIAANTGKMHNNFVTNPEQFGFITAKVACCGQGPYNGLGLCTPLSNLCSNRGQYAFWDAFHPSEKANRLIVEEIMSGSEAYMNPMNLSTILALDAITT, from the exons ATGGCATTCTTGCCAAATTTTGCACCTTTCAACATTCTTAGTCTACTGTTATTAGTGGTTGGAGTCATTGTGTCTAGGGCTGAAGCTAGGCCAAGAGCATTCTTTGTATTTGGAGATTCACTTGTTGATAATGGAAATAACAATTACTTGGCTACCACTGCACGAGCTGATGCTCCTCCTTATGGCATTGATTACGCTCCAAATCACAGACCAACTGGTCGTTTCTCCAATGGCTACAACATTCCTGACTTTATCA GTCAGCGACTTGGTGCTGAGTCTACATTGCCATATTTGAGTCCCGAGTTGACAGGAGATAAGCTCCTAGTTGGTGCCAATTTCGCTTCAGCAGGAATTGGCATACTTAATGACACTGGAATTCAGTTT GTAAACGTGATCAGAATGTATAGACAGCTAGAATATTTTCAGGAGTACCAGAACCGAGTGAGTTCTTTGATTGGAGCTTCACAGGCAAAGCGTTTAGTGAATCAATCACTAGTTCTGATTACAGTAGGTGGCAATGATTTTGTGAACAATTACTACTTAGTGCCGAATTCAGCAAGGTCTCGCCAATACCCACTTCCTCAATATGTGAATTATCTCATCTCTGAGTACCAAAAGCTTTTGCAG AAGCTGTATGATCTTGGAGCTAGGAGAGTTCTTGTGACAGGCACAGGACCTTTGGGTTGTGTCCCTTCAGAACTAGCCCAACGAGGCAGAAATGGAGAATGTGCTGCTGAACTACAAGAAGCAGCAGAATTGTTTAACCCACAACTGGAACAAATGTTGCTACAACTCAACAGGAAACTTGGAAAGGACGTTTTCATTGCTGCAAACACAGGCAAAATGCATAACAACTTCGTTACTAACCCCGAACAGTTTG gGTTTATTACTGCAAAGGTAGCTTGCTGTGGACAAGGACCCTACAATGGTCTTGGATTGTGCACACCACTCTCCAACCTGTGCTCTAATAGAGGGCAGTATGCATTTTGGGATGCATTCCATCCATCTGAAAAGGCCAACAGACTTATTGTGGAGGAAATCATGTCAGGGTCTGAAGCTTACATGAATCCTATGAACCTTAGCACCATCTTGGCTTTGGATGCTATCACCACATGA